From a single Bacillus pseudomycoides DSM 12442 genomic region:
- a CDS encoding restriction endonuclease, protein MSNTLPISGVLQLFLYGMGLYIIFHILKWSVGKIREIRILKRMAKSGIRYIDKMDGFQFEVYLKALFRELGYRPEVTKRSCDYGVDVILKGRNRIVIQAKRYGIKNRVGIRAVQEVYAGKAYYKADEAWIVTNSVFTKQAEELAKACQVKLIDRFELQNLITKVNPEQKAKDVYQQVNPAERKCPVCKNQLVIRYSKKNDNKFFGCSQFPSCTHTEAVNK, encoded by the coding sequence GTGTCTAATACATTACCAATATCAGGTGTATTACAGCTTTTTTTGTATGGAATGGGTCTTTATATTATCTTTCATATCTTAAAATGGAGTGTTGGAAAAATACGTGAAATTCGAATTCTGAAGAGGATGGCGAAGTCGGGGATTCGTTACATTGACAAAATGGATGGATTTCAATTTGAAGTATATCTAAAGGCTCTTTTTCGAGAACTTGGATATCGTCCAGAAGTCACCAAACGCTCTTGTGATTACGGTGTAGACGTCATATTAAAAGGGAGAAATCGTATTGTAATCCAGGCGAAACGATATGGGATAAAGAATCGAGTTGGGATTCGGGCTGTACAAGAAGTATATGCAGGAAAAGCATACTACAAGGCTGACGAGGCATGGATCGTAACCAATAGTGTATTTACAAAACAAGCTGAAGAATTAGCAAAAGCATGCCAGGTGAAACTTATTGATCGTTTTGAGCTTCAGAATTTGATTACCAAAGTGAATCCAGAACAAAAAGCGAAAGATGTGTATCAGCAAGTCAATCCAGCAGAACGGAAATGTCCGGTTTGTAAAAATCAATTAGTCATTCGATATTCAAAGAAAAATGATAATAAGTTTTTTGGTTGTTCCCAATTTCCATCTTGTACACATACGGAAGCGGTCAATAAATGA
- a CDS encoding DUF3991 and toprim domain-containing protein yields the protein MTYRLAEEEVMKAKDVDLLSYLEAKGEKFQKEGNYYRHTEHDSLIIRDNMFAWNSRGEKGYGAISFAKMYYGMSFQEAVRDVNLGDYPTFTSSKEEEPKQDGPFRYPGHLEVQDKQAIKQYLTQERKIDSRLVNWLIGQDLVAQDKKKNVVFKWREQGGTGDIVGAERQGTVKMENKRGSFKQILPNGKPHTGFMVDVGKPTSIYYFESPIDLLSYWTLQQNRLQNARLISMNGLKMKTVLRTFKETKDEGFPVNRIVLAVDNDKAGKEFTEKIGALTITPRVQMHLPSQEKDWNDALKAVIQSTEKQQQLYKQTQPQQKKLTPKKEMERSV from the coding sequence ATGACATATCGACTGGCAGAGGAGGAAGTCATGAAAGCAAAAGATGTGGATTTGTTGTCGTATTTAGAGGCCAAAGGAGAAAAATTTCAAAAAGAGGGAAACTATTACCGACATACGGAGCATGATAGCCTTATTATTCGAGATAATATGTTTGCGTGGAATAGTCGAGGAGAGAAAGGATATGGAGCAATTAGTTTTGCGAAAATGTATTATGGTATGTCTTTTCAAGAAGCTGTCCGTGATGTGAATCTTGGTGATTATCCAACCTTTACATCATCTAAGGAAGAAGAGCCAAAACAAGATGGGCCATTTCGTTATCCAGGTCATTTGGAAGTCCAGGATAAACAAGCGATTAAGCAATATTTAACTCAGGAGCGGAAAATTGATTCCCGATTAGTCAATTGGTTGATTGGGCAGGATCTCGTTGCACAAGATAAAAAGAAGAATGTCGTGTTTAAATGGCGAGAACAAGGTGGAACAGGAGATATAGTAGGCGCAGAACGTCAAGGGACAGTTAAGATGGAAAATAAACGAGGTTCTTTCAAGCAAATTTTGCCGAATGGAAAACCACATACAGGATTTATGGTGGATGTTGGGAAACCAACATCCATTTATTATTTCGAGAGCCCGATTGATCTTCTTTCCTATTGGACGTTACAACAAAACCGTCTTCAAAATGCAAGGCTGATTAGTATGAATGGTTTAAAGATGAAGACTGTTTTACGTACATTTAAAGAGACAAAAGATGAAGGATTTCCCGTGAATCGAATTGTCCTCGCAGTAGATAATGATAAAGCGGGGAAAGAATTTACGGAAAAGATAGGAGCTTTAACGATTACACCACGTGTCCAAATGCATCTTCCATCACAGGAGAAAGATTGGAATGATGCACTGAAGGCAGTCATACAATCAACTGAAAAACAGCAACAGCTTTATAAACAAACGCAACCGCAGCAAAAGAAACTAACACCAAAAAAGGAGATGGAGCGAAGTGTCTAA